The Bombus pascuorum chromosome 5, iyBomPasc1.1, whole genome shotgun sequence genome segment AGAAGGTACATCCGTGGTTCATTCTTCGATGAACTAACGAAAACTCAAACCTTTATACGGCTCTTTTTTGATTACAAATCATCAACATTCATATCTTTCATCATATCTTTTGACATTCTTTTAAGAGCCATTTATCATGAACATTTGATCAGTTTCACAAAaatgatcaaatattttaaaataaattattcgaaaaaagCTTTTTGTTAATCAACTATCGGTCATAATATTGATTTAAGCCTGAATTACTTAAACTTAacagattttcaaatttgacgATTAATGCACTTTTGCGTACCCCCTTTTTGACGTTCTAATAGTCAAAAAAATACTTTGTATTCGCAAGTAATTACTTTACATTCCCATATCGATCCCTTTGTTGATCTAATTGTTTAATCTTTTATTCATCactgatattttttttattaattctatcCGCTTGTTTCGTACCTCACCAtcacttttataatttaacatttcattggttgtttcattttttcacaatggtacatctttatatttattccagGCGACAAAAGCTTTTTCTACTTTTGCTTcacaaatatcatatatatccTTTTTAGGTACAATTCCAGTTTACTTTGCTCACGGATACGCTTTACTCGCCGCTTCCTTCGGATCTCCTGCCTGTCATTGACgacgaggaagaggaggaaagaCCATTCCCGCGTACTATAGTTGCTGTAGAAGTTCAAGATACGAAGAATGGCGCGACACATTACTGGACACTCGATAAACTTAGGTgtgttacattttatttaatatttcatttcttgaaCAAGCTTTACCTTatcattttatgtttatatatacagggtgagtcacataatttatttcaaactccAGTACATATCTCTCGAGTAAAACGAGATATCAGAAAGCTTTCTTATTGCCACTTTTCTTCTTATTGCCATTATTTGTACCGAATACGATAGCTACTAGCTATTTTATAatctcatttcttttttctaatatcAGTATCAAatgcgaaaaaataaaatatcgttcctTTATCGATTTCTTTATTCTCGGCCATATGATCAGAATCGGTAAGTGTTGACAGCACTCTAAATTCATCGTACGATCGAATAGTAAGGAGGTCGATTAAAGAACTGATAAGAGTGCGGATTCGTGGATCAAGATCTATCATCGCTTTTAATTAGACGCGTGCTTGGATGAAACCGCACAGGGACACTCACGCAAGTAATACGTGTTAACTTATAGACAGCGCTTGGAGTTGATGCGACACGTGTACAACGAGGACTCGAGCCCCAGCACTCCGGAGGCCAAAGAGGATATTTTCCAATGTCTAACCGCCTACTCTAATCCGAAGTTCTCGCTCGCAAATCTTTTGCCTTCGAGGTTGGTGCTCGAACGCGTGAGACTCTTTCCTCTTTATCGTCACACGCTTCACGCCCATCCTCTAACTCtgtcaaattttttatatatacgatTATGTGCAAAATGTCGGTCTTAATCTCGTCTTATCACCGTATTTCTGCTACGTCTCAGTACACTGTCTGTTTGATTTAAACAGTTTCTCTATTCTTCATCTCTTCCCTACCAATGAAATATACTTTCGCTTTGCAATTGTGCTAAATTCAACGaaaatatacatcgatcaaGGATCTCTGCATGGCCAAGCGTGTTTAGTCTGTTTGATATTAACAATCGGAGCGGAATTAACCCCTccgtatattttacaaaattcttttatcttattttgtatcttattttttagtatatttacatttttcttttttatttcctctttaGGCAGTctaaaatttcgttgtaaCAGTTTCAACGATTAGAATGAAATTAGAGAAATAGTCTGTATATTAActaaagaaatatgtaatcaaatttattagaTTGACATTAACTGAAAATTAGTCGAAGGGTTTAACTCCTGTACACGTTTCAACTGCGTCCCGCTGAACACGTGCGCTCCTTGCTGCTGAAGTTTTCTCACATTATCGCTTCGTGACTTCACCGTGCACGTGTCACTGCGAATTACACGAAACTATGATTAAACAACTATGATCGAACAATTTTGACAAAAATCATATAGAATATTCTAGCTGTTCTACATCATTGTAACTCGTAACGTAACTCCTTCTTAGTATGAAAATACAGGGACAgcagaaatatgtaaaatgttgTCCTTAATATATCAACTTTATTACTTAGATGAAATAGAACTTGCATTTCTACGAAAATTTCAGTCACcgtttaagaaaaataaaagacactGAAGTTCTCATGTTATGTCCCTTTATTTGAACATCTACAATATCTGTCATACCACTTTCGAATACATCCGAACACAACACCACGCATACGGTGTAGTATTATGTACAGAGTGTCCTTCACTGTGCTTCTCGACAATGTTTGATTACGTTTTTATCTTATGGCTAAGAAATTCACGAACCGATTAACAACGGAGATTCGACGTTTCCGCTTTTGTGCAGACAAAGACTTGAACTGATGCGAGAAATGTATCATAACGAGGCAGAATTGTCGCCGACATCCCCAGATTTCAATATCGAGTCCATCACTGGAGGTGATCCATTCTACGACCGTTTTCCCTGGTTCCGAATGGTTGGCAGGTAAGAAACCTTTTTAAACATCAGACATTTCCAAAATCTATGCTTTagattatcttttttataaatgtttaacaATCTAGCTGACAGATGAAACGAATCTTCATGAACTTTTTTTCGAGACAGTGAAGAgtacattttacaaaatagccattatcaaaaattgtattttaaaaatatttaacgaccTAGTTGATAAATAaaccaaatattttaatgaattttgttctattaatatgaaacattttgtgtTGTATTTGTAGTGTCGAAGCATTTTGATGTTTATGGCCCTataaaaaaacattaataataaatgtacaatTTGTTTGTTGCCATAGGTCTTTTGTATATCTAAGCAATCTTATGTATCCCGTACCATTGATCCACAAAGTAGCGATAGTAAACGAAAAGGGAGACGTAAAAGGCTACTTGCGTGTAGCTGTGCAAGCTGTTGTTGGTACGTAATCAGTGtctgtatattttcttttattatctcCTACCTTAAGTTTATTTAACTCCTTTATTTCCTCTGATGGaggaaattaaatacatattacgtGATTGATTAGGCGATATTAAGTTGACCGCATCCCTGAAATGCGTATACCTACATGTATATTATCAGTAACACAGTTGATTGTGAAACAATGTCGATATAATGAAACTAGACAACAGTACCACCAATTATTTCAGAAGTAATtaaagaagtaattaaaatgacgTTATCGTCATATAATTTTACTGTTGAATCGTTTCCTTGCTCTgtggattaaaatatttatacgcgtACACTATTgttcgtataaatttaaatttagtatttaaaagatgttacaataatatattttactattcacCACATATGCACACAcacttaaataaataaatatatatacataatatattttacatactatTCAATACATACGCTTATTACTTGGATATCACTGCTTGTATTAATGTTAGAAGTCTTTACGTCAATTTATATCAGTCATAATGAGAAATTTATTGCACGCGATCGATAAGAACACGAAACGCGTtatattttttggaaaaagTATTCTGGCGTAGGATTTTCGTAACGAACCCTTGTTCCAGAAGAGGAAAACAGTGAATACTCAAGTGGCGTCAGACAGTCAGCTAGAATTTCTTTCGAGGATGACTTGTTTGGAAATCAAAAGCAGAACAAACGCAACACTCTGTTAACCCAGACTCTTGAGAAGAACCGACAAATTCTGTTACACGAGGAACGTGTCGTAGAGGGCCACAACGAGCAAAAGGAGGTGAAAGACGAAGACGATATCGGCGATGCAGACAGTGGCAGAGGGGATAGCTCAGTTTCCAGCGACATGAAGGAAGAGGATCTACCGGATCATTTGCAACTTGGCTCTGAATTCACATTCAGGGTTACCGTGTTACAAGCCATGGGCATTTCCACCGAATATGCTGACATTTTTTGTCAATTCAAGTAtgtttagttttatataatacaataataaagatattttatgtagGAAATTGATAGTTAATGCATGATTATGATGCGTTATATCTAGTTTCTTGCATCGACACGATGAAGCATTTTCAACTGAGCCAGTAAAAAATACAGGAAAAGGATGTCCTCCTGGATTTTATCACGTACAAAATGTAAGCTACATCtacattaaaataagaaataacaaataatttgcattaaatgaaaaaaaaaagaaataatttatatatgatcAACTCCGATtatgtatttctttattctttcttttcgtataCTGTTCAGATCACGGTGACAGTAACAAAATCATTCTTGGAATATCTAAAAACTCAGCCAATCGTTTTCGAAGTTTTTGGACACTATCAGCAACATCCTCTGCATAAAGATGCAAAACTGGAATAGTAagcattaaataatttctatgaaatctATCAGTTCGACAAGATATTGTCTTTTTTTAATCCTTAAGATGGTTAGTTATAACGATTTAGTAAGATATTATTGTCTTTCTTAAATCACGAATAAACTCAGTTGCATTGTATTTCATAGCGTAAGACAACCACCGAAGAGAATGCTTCCGCCATCTATACCTATCAGTCAACCCGTACGTTCACCGAAATTCGGCAGTGTTTTACCATCTCCGAGCACGTCGCACGTGCATGCAAAATACGATGTATTAGTTTGGTTTGAGATTTGCGAGTTAGCGCCGAACGGTGAATACGTACCATCCGTAGTCGACCATAGCGATGATCTACCGTGTCGTGGATTGTTTTTGCTCCATCAGGGAATCCAGCGTCGGATTCGAATTACTATTGTACACGAACCAGCGTCTGAGCTACGATGGAAAGATGTGAGAGAGTTGGTTGTCGGACGTATTAGAAACACGCCAGAACCAGAAGAAGAGGATAATGATTCGTCGGTGCTTTCGTTAGGGCTTTTCCCTGGCGAATATCTAGAAGTACCTGGTGATGATAGATGCATGTTCAGATTCGAGGCAGCGTGGGATAGTTCTCTTCATAATTCGGCCTTGCTCAATAGAGTTACAGCTTACGGAGAACAAATCTTCATGACAATTTCTGCTTACCTCGAGGTACGCTTATTCTTTATTCGAatgttttgtattatatatttattagagaTTTAATCACAGATTATGCgttgtatatttaatagagATTAAATGCCTCTATAAGATTCGTTCTctgatttatttcttcatatcATTTCTTTTAGTTGGAGAATTGTGGAAGACCAGCGATCATCACGAAAGACTTGAGTATGATCATTTATGGCAGAGATGCCAGAGTAGGACCACGTTCTCTGAAGCATCTATTCAGCGGAAGCTACCGCAATCAAGAAGCAAACAGACTCAGTGGTGTTTACGAGCTCGTCTTGCGTCGTTCTTCGGAAGCAGGTAGCCCAGGTTTGTCTTGCTACCCTTAGCGTAGACCCCTCTTGATCCTTTCCCTCCTTGTCGATATAATAGTCGCACAAATTTAGGGAAAGgggatattttattagaaagatGTTACTACATTACtagattatataataataaactccGGTGACAATCACGATGACTATTATATCATGTTATTAACGAATTGGCAATTTTCTTCATTATGTTTTATTCCttcttaaattatttcgataaagAAATTTCCAATCTTGGCCAAGACGAAACATATTCATACTTCTTTCTAACATTTCGCTTTTCCCACATTCAGTACCCACCCCACTTTTGCAATTGTTTTTTGCAGGCGTTCAGAGGAGACAACGGCGTGTATTGGACACCAGCTCTACGTATGTTAGAGGAGAGGAGAATCTTCACGGATGGAGACCACGGGGAGATAGCTTAATATTCGATCACCAATGggagttagaaaaattaacacGATTAGAAGAGGTGGAAAGAGTAAGACACACATTGTTGTTACGAGAAAAGCTCGGTATCGACAAAGTGTCATTCtgcaataaaatatctcaTGATTTCACAAAGAGTGAGAAGgtaaaatatcttatatttttattcttataaagATCTAAGAatctttatatagtatttaagcATTTGAGTAGAGTTGAAGAACAGTTAAACAAACGAGATACatccattatatttattcaatacaGGAGGTCTGCAACATGATGGCGAAAGCAACGAATGAAACGCATGCCAGTCCGGTGAAATTGAAGCGTTCAACTAGTAAAGACGTTTACGAGCCTTGGGAGATGaccgaaagagaaaaagaactaGCCACGAAGTATATTAAACTTATTCAAGGTCGCATTCCAAGCAAAGAACCCATTCTATTGTCCGATGTTTCACCCGGAGAAGACACTATGGCCGATATGACGGCATCTATGATATCTTCGGTGATATCATCCTCGTCCCAAGAGTCAGTATACGAGAGAGCTAGTGATTACTTAGAGCAGGTAACCCTCCCCGCATGCCTGAGTGCTCCTGCTAGTAGCGGTTGTCCACGCTTCGTCGCATCATCGTATTTTTATCTCGATGGCAAAAATAGATATTTGTTTTTCGAGATTCAAAGAAAAACGATACTCTCTTTCTTCATTCACATTATCATCGAACATAATTTAATGCcgataaaatgtaaattaaaaatgtaaaattaaaaactggATAACTAATATCTTGAAAtgaaaaacttgaaaatatttcttaacaatTATGAGTGAAGATTGCGAGGATTCGATTCAATTTGAAGGTCGATTTGTCTCTTCCACATACGAGCTTGCAACAAACTCAATGAAATTATTGTGTCAGATCGAAGTTCGATTCACGTTCGCTTTTAAGAACGATCAATAATCGTTTGTTACGCAACGTTTCGAGTAGCTTCGCTGAGTGAAAGTCGCGCTTTTAGCGCAATCAGCTTCTAAGAATCGCTTTCTGTCTACTTTGAAACACAACAATTGGTAGACGATGACTCGAGATTTTCGAGTCAAAGACAACCGCAAGTAAAATTGGACACGGTCAGGGTGATGCTGGAGTGTTACTTGCAGGCTGCTGGTATAATAGTATGGAGCAGATCTAAGTCGTGCATCCTTAGGTTAAGTTCACCGGAGAGAGCTAGACTGCAGGAACTGCAGGAGAGTATATTAGCCAGTGAATCCGCTAATCAACCGTGTACAATTGCACCGGCTCCATTGGGTTCATCTTCCCCATCGAAGGAGAATTTGGTACTCTACGTACCGGAAGTCGAAGAAATTCGCATCAGTCCGGTTATTGCCAGAAAAGGATACCTAAATGTTCTCGAACACAAGACTAATGGTTGGAAGAAACGTTGGGTGGTATGTATATCTTGAatacagtatttttatttctccgtTTCTAGAGTTGATTGATATACCAAAAATATCATTGGTTATTAGGCTGTACGACGACCATACGTTTTAATCTTTCGGGAAGAAAAGGACCCAGTGGAGAGAGCTCTAATTAATTTAGCTACTGCTCAAGTTGAATATTCTGAAGATCAATTAGCTATGGTGAAAGTACCAAATACTTTCAGGTAAGTTATcgagtatataaagttatttacttTTGAATGTAATCCGTGTTAGACATCTCAAATCGgcattctttattttacagCGTCGTTACAAAACATCGAGGATACTTATTGCAAACTTTAGGAGATAAGGAGGTTTATGACTGGCTGTACGCTATTAATCCTCTTCTTGCTGGTCAAATCAGGTAAGGCTgttcatttgaaattatatttaaaaaagtctATAATCCGATACGTTTATACGAACAAATAAAGATTTTAGGTTTTGagagtatttataaatttgtatcacaatatataattcataaaaatgtacttATAACGTTAACAAATCTCGCTAACTAATATACTTGACAATTGTTTGCAGGTCAAAACTAGCACGTAAGGGGCCAGCTACGAATCTGAATAACGCTTCGCCTGTTGGTCTAGTCCCGCCCATAGATCAACAGTCGAACCAAAATAAGTGAGTGGCCGACACGTTGGCCGAGGTAACGAGCGTCATTGCAAAAGCCTCCGAAAAGGTGCTTTGCTGGTCGCACTCGGCCTTCGAGTCTCATGATCTCTGTAGCTTTCGATTTTCGGTAGTTTTCGATTATTAAAACGCCTCGAAAAATGCGTACTAACGATTGACTACCAGCTTCGGTAGCCGCCGATTAATATCTCGTGACATCTGATTTAACTACCCGTCAGCCCTTTTACTCCTGGCGACCGaatagagaaatgaaaatcGGAACGACTCTTAAATGCAAGGGCATGTTTATCTTTCGACAAGAAAAAATGGTTATACGTGTTCGAATTATtgacattattattttcagaatCGCAAATTATCCTTCAGTGGTCTCTCCGTTCATTTTGATACACGATCAAAATGTACAATAACGTCGATGAGACATTACCACGAGCTCGCGATACCtatcttataatatattcgaatTTCTCGATATTAGTCGGTCGTACGAAGCGATTCTCTTTTAAGCGTGGAACGCATACAGTGAAGAGCAACATATTTATGCCTAAATAAAACATTCCTAAGACGATCATAGAAAACGAGGCAAGAGAATACACATTGTAGGTATACTCATTAAAGAGAAGATGTGGCGCGAGAGGAAgcaagaaagagagggagagaacgagagagagagagagagagagaaagagaagtaGGGAAAAGGCGATGTAGCGAAATTATGAATTTCTGAGTGTTTATGtctgagagaaagagagaaaaagagaacgaaaggaagaagagaacaGGAAttaaggaaagagagaaataagaGATTCTACACCAAAAAGGGTGCGAATTATTTCGAACGCGAATTCTAAACGGTAATCGTTGAACAATTCATTGTTAGTAATTCGTTTATGTAATTCTGTTTGTCTATTATGACCGTTATCGAAATAATCCTTTTTCCTCTTGTTTCGTGTTGCTGTAGTATTAACCATTTTACACCTCGAATAACGAATACTTGAGTCACAAGTAGAATATCGAGGTCACAACAAGTTTCACTCAAATTTGTACTCTTACTGTATAGACCAGTATTCAAACATAAAGATCGAGGGAAACATTTTTCTGTCTCAACAGAGAATGTTCGTAATAACAATACGGATAATTTGCAGTATTATTTAGACGAAACGACGAgtcagatatatttttatattcagtACAAACATTCGTTAAAACTTTTATGTCAGTGTTAGTTACTGGCATAATCCTCATTatcatttaagaaatatttttcttcattaatttcagttatattccaatttttctatcaatcTTACCTAACCAAGTTATCAGTGAAAAACGATTACCAACATATTTTGTTGAACGGcagataaaatggaaaatttgtaaGCGGATTATTTTCTCGGTTGTTTGTACGCGGAGGTCTACACAAAAGTGAGCCCCGCTTCTGTTACAGTTTTTGCTTACTATACTGTTGTAGAGTCTGatagttttattttgttaacgAGGACGTACATGTCGATGAAGAACAAGAAACCGTACTTTAATAAGTTATATACGCACTCAGCTTTTTTAACCCTTTGAAGCAAAAATTTAGGTGAAACGAACCGATAGTATTGACATTaatcgtttttcttttatatatatgaattttattgctcagtacatatttatatacatattagctttaattatttattttaatttatgttatacTTTTACAACCATATAGTAGTAATCAAGTTGCAATTACACACCCCAATTTAAGAGATAGACTGATTATTTATGAccttttaattgaaattgtaaatgtatttaattaatattgtcaagtatacaatatatatatttcacaattgaaaatttgtgCGTAGTTATGAAACAGCCTCAAATACGAGAATTTAGTGGGTAAtcaatttcgattatttatttattggcagaaatttgaattaaaccgtataattattattatacaataaaatgaaCGAATTGATGGACAGAATTACCGCGATAAAATTAGTTATTTGATTACGTCGTGTTTCAGTACATCCccagaaatattatatttcatttttcctagTATAACAATAGGAGTGCAATGTTGGTTAATTCTTAAAGTTAAATGATCTTTCATCCCTCAAAATGTATGAAAAACATTGTACAATATtaaagttttttaattatccttcttttttattaaaaggtAATATTTAGTATTGTTAGATTGTTGCTTATGtctaataatatatcaaaGAGACTCCAAGTCCTGTTTAAAATGGGAATGGTAGAATCCATGTaacataaatatagaaaataaatataagaaatgtaatattcataatattaattcttgaAAGCAAGCACATTACAATGCCAAAAGtgtactctctctctctattgcTATTTTCTAAGATGTTTATTGTATATCTACAGAATAACTGTATTTACAAACTTAGGATTAAAATAAAGGTTTACGACATGCGCTTTTAcacataataattaaaataaaaaataaacaatgcATAATTCAGatattcattcttttttttttaacatgtAAGAAGACATCTATGAATTGTACAAGAGCATAGTACGTATACGTATGCATAatgtatttatgaatattaccTACGATACGtagcatttatattttaatcgtgTTATTTAcgcataatttatttgttatactATATACGACAAACAACTGTGCGTGTAAGTAAAtaaaaccaaaagaaaagtatTGCTTCAGGGGGTTAAAgacataatttattactacgtaaagaaggaaaaaaaattgaatgttAAGCATGGAGtagacaaataaaaaattaattaatggaaaatagGACAAGTGagcagaaaaaaaaatgatacgaGCGTTGTGAATAAAAATACAGGAACGCTGTCGAtaagattaataatcattgttgttattaaaagacaaaatgCGGAATTAAAGGGAGatgagagaagagaaagggaagaaCTAAAGGGGAGAGAATGGAAAAGCGCGTGTGCgcgagagagagtgagagtgaAAGAGATAGCGCGAAAGAACATGTttgcttttatatatatatatatatatataataaaaaatatatatattatatatatatataccttatatataaagtatattatataaatatataaataaatttaatattaatataagcATTTTGTCAAATGTCGAAGACCATCTGGAGGCATACGATAAAAAGGCTAACGATGATTTGATCTGTACCAAGTATGTAAGTTCATGTACTTACTTGTTTGTAAGGTAACTAAAAACTTTATTGCAAaaacgttttcgtttttgatcgTTTGCTATGGAAAAAGACATAGATCGATGCTGTaacttgtatttattattattattataattattcgattTTCGCTAGACTCACTGTAAGTGGTAACGTGTAATAAATCGGTCAATAAAAAGCTTACATGCTTAATGAATTCCTTTTGTGACATATCCTTGTGTTAAATTTGAcatcaaaagtaaaatttgctTTTTTGTTCCTTATATGGAGACAAAAAATCaataagatattatttaatcattaaaaaatcagTAAATTATCAATGAACTCAtcataagaatttttaaattttctttcatcgtcATAATCAAGTTTCCAGGGAATATTCATATGTTTAGTCAACTTTTTAAAAGCGTTGTCTAATGTCTGTGCAACTTGTTCATTTGATTGAGTGGATAGATGATTTTGCACAATCTGTTTATATTCGTCTTGATAACAATATGTCAAATAAAAAACAGATATGCACAcgttcgatataaaatataagtcAACTTGACGTGTTAAAATAGCAGTAATTATTaactgaaaaagaaacatcaattagaacaaaattatatataacttaattgtaatattactttgaaaaatagGTTACATTTAAGAATGGTgccattatttcattttttggaCGGccttttttcacattttcaatAATCTGTGTTACTAAAATTTCAATCATATTACAACACAACTTATTTACTTTATCACAAAATGAGAATAAACCCAATTCCATTGTTGTTAAAAGTGGTTGTAATAGTTCGGACGGTAAATCGAGCACTTTTTGAGGATTATCCTTACAAAAAGACAACatcatttcaaaatatctgtaagaaatgtattttaatttaattagaataacTTCACAGTGGTTTTGATACAATGATAAATAATGGTAACTTACTGTGAACACAAAcgtggaaatttaaataaatctgtaGTCATCATAGGCATAATTATAGATAAGTCTTGTAAAGACATTGTTTTATTGTTCAATATATTATCGgatacaatattaattaaaattttcatcagGAACAAGATATCCTGATAATTACCTTCATCTGCAATTGAATCTATAGTCAgtctattaatattacaacGTATATAATTTCGTATTGCACTTAAATATATCTCAGATACATGTGCAGCATCAGTCTAaaagaatgaatttatttgacattataatagaaataaatattatttttcatgacGATTGTTGTATTAAAGCAGTACGAttagattgaaaattattttaccttagttatgtaaagaaaaattagatttaattCATCTGTACATTCAAGAagtaattctaaaattaattgtatatcTTGATAATTATGGtacaaagatattaaatttggTAGCTCAGATAATATCGGTTGAATGTTGTGATATAGTGATATCTCTGTTGATACTTGTCTATTAGCTTGTGCTACTCCTATAATATTAGagtatgttttaaatattaatagtaagtattttatatacagtgCGCTTAATGTTAAACTAGTAAAAATCAATTAGTAAAGCGACTAACCAATAAACATTTAAGtttaaagcaaaatttaaaaagcaaaCTTACCAATAAAACGTTCTAAAATATCTGTAACTTGAATTTTAATCTCTTCTTGATGGTaacattgtaaaaatttttcattagaggtaatttgtttaaatttgtcTATCAATGGTTGCAGAGTGTATGCCCAATATGACTGATCTACCTCATTTTCAATCCCGAATTGAACCACTGATCGCATTAATCCTCTTTTGACTACTTCTGGAAGGTCATGTTGTCCTTTTGTGGCTAAATATATGATACTTTCAAGACCTTTGGAGTCTAATATATGCATGGCACTGAAAAGCATATACATACTACATGTAAAatgatatacataaaatataatactattcTTTATTAACGCGCTTACTTTTGTGAACTACTAGTAATTGATATCAACATCTTCATAGTTCTTTGCAATATTACAGGTTCATTTTTAAAGGCATTAATATTGAActctattttttcaaaaagaaaatttagagCCCATGTTGCAATCAGACTATCTCCTCCGAAACATTTTAAGTATATAGGAGACATTTTAGtataatggaattttaattgtaaaa includes the following:
- the LOC132907144 gene encoding kinesin-like protein unc-104 isoform X6 — its product is MSSVKVAVRVRPFNNREISREAQCIIEMSGNTTSILNPKAPPGSKDALKSFNYDYSYFSMDPNDANYSSQLMVYKDIGEEMLEHAFEGYNVCIFAYGQTGAGKSYTMMGKQEEGQEGIIPQICKDLFRKISRNSNECLKYSVEVSYMEIYCERVRDLLNPKNKGNLRVREHPLLGPYVEDLSKLAVMSYQDIHDLIDEGNKARTVAATNMNETSSRSHAVFTIFFTQQKQDSATGLVTEKVSKISLVDLAGSERADSTGAKGTRLKEGANINKSLTTLGKVISALAEIATKKKKKADFIPYRDSVLTWLLRENLGGNSKTAMIAAVSPADINYDETLSTLRYADRAKQIVCKAVVNEDANAKLIRELKEEIQKLRELLKQEGIDVQEGPDGKVTYEKKESRDEIVRATKREDDVKESRPRIPSHTTSTIAEEAVDQLQASEKLIAELNETWEEKLKRTEIIRLQREAVFAEMGVAVKEDGVTVGVFSPKKTPHLVNLNEDPLMSECLIYYIKDGFTRIGSAEANIPQDIQLCGPHILSEHCVFENHEGIITLIPKKGALIYVNGREVTESIVLKTGSRVILGKNHVFRFNHPDQVRERREKGSPAETPGNGETVDWNFAQIELLEKQGIDLKAEMEKRLLALEEQFRKEKEEADQLFEEQRKNYEARIDALQRQVEEQSMTMSMYSSYTPEDFNNIEEDIFVNPLFDAESNWTEREFQLAAWAFRKWKYHQFTSLRDDLWGNAIFLKEANAISVELKKKVQFQFTLLTDTLYSPLPSDLLPVIDDEEEEERPFPRTIVAVEVQDTKNGATHYWTLDKLRQRLELMRHVYNEDSSPSTPEAKEDIFQCLTAYSNPKFSLANLLPSRQRLELMREMYHNEAELSPTSPDFNIESITGGDPFYDRFPWFRMVGRSFVYLSNLMYPVPLIHKVAIVNEKGDVKGYLRVAVQAVVEEENSEYSSGVRQSARISFEDDLFGNQKQNKRNTLLTQTLEKNRQILLHEERVVEGHNEQKEVKDEDDIGDADSGRGDSSVSSDMKEEDLPDHLQLGSEFTFRVTVLQAMGISTEYADIFCQFNFLHRHDEAFSTEPVKNTGKGCPPGFYHVQNITVTVTKSFLEYLKTQPIVFEVFGHYQQHPLHKDAKLEYVRQPPKRMLPPSIPISQPVRSPKFGSVLPSPSTSHVHAKYDVLVWFEICELAPNGEYVPSVVDHSDDLPCRGLFLLHQGIQRRIRITIVHEPASELRWKDVRELVVGRIRNTPEPEEEDNDSSVLSLGLFPGEYLEVPGDDRCMFRFEAAWDSSLHNSALLNRVTAYGEQIFMTISAYLELENCGRPAIITKDLSMIIYGRDARVGPRSLKHLFSGSYRNQEANRLSGVYELVLRRSSEAGSPGVQRRQRRVLDTSSTYVRGEENLHGWRPRGDSLIFDHQWELEKLTRLEEVERVRHTLLLREKLGIDKVSFCNKISHDFTKSEKEVCNMMAKATNETHASPVKLKRSTSKDVYEPWEMTEREKELATKYIKLIQGRIPSKEPILLSDVSPGEDTMADMTASMISSVISSSSQELSSPERARLQELQESILASESANQPCTIAPAPLGSSSPSKENLVLYVPEVEEIRISPVIARKGYLNVLEHKTNGWKKRWVAVRRPYVLIFREEKDPVERALINLATAQVEYSEDQLAMVKVPNTFSVVTKHRGYLLQTLGDKEVYDWLYAINPLLAGQIRSKLARKGPATNLNNASPVGLVPPIDQQSNQNK